One window of the Tetragenococcus koreensis genome contains the following:
- a CDS encoding Mini-ribonuclease 3 produces MTDYQQLNGLALAYVGDAIYEVYIRDHLVAAGKTRPSQLHRFATYYVSAKAQAFLIQQMLDEQILQEEEDNYYRRGRNSKSHTSAKNTDIKTYRMSTGFESLMGYLHLSKQTQRLEELIAWCIKKIEES; encoded by the coding sequence ATGACAGATTATCAACAATTAAATGGTTTAGCTTTAGCTTATGTTGGCGATGCGATTTATGAAGTTTATATCCGCGATCATTTGGTGGCCGCTGGTAAAACACGTCCAAGCCAACTTCATCGTTTTGCGACCTACTATGTATCAGCTAAAGCACAAGCCTTTTTAATTCAACAGATGTTAGATGAACAGATTTTACAAGAAGAAGAAGACAACTACTATCGCCGTGGTCGTAATAGTAAAAGCCATACGAGCGCCAAAAATACAGATATTAAAACTTACCGTATGTCTACTGGATTTGAAAGCTTAATGGGGTATCTGCATTTATCAAAACAAACGCAGCGTTTAGAAGAATTAATTGCTTGGTGTATTAAAAAAATTGAAGAATCGTAG
- the cysS gene encoding cysteine--tRNA ligase: MIKIYNTLTREKEEFHPITAGKVKMYVCGPTVYNYIHIGNGRSTVSFDTIRRYLEFRGYEVNYVSNFTDVDDKIIRAAKELEITTPEVAERFIKAFEEDTTKLNVKPATHHPRVVDYMQDIIHFIQVLLDKEYAYVIDGDVYYRTRKFSKYGRLSDQSVDELEVGASKRTGAEQQLKEDPLDFALWKNAKKGEISWQAPWGDGRPGWHIECSVMATQLLGDTIDIHGGGQDLEFPHHENEIAQSEAKTGQTFANYWMHNGYVTIGEDDEKMSKSLGNFVTVHEIVQRIDPQVIRFFLSTTQYRRPIRYSQKTLTEASNNLQRLKNAYENAVFRLNDATTSLADDRSKKSEFSQLVDQFIVEMDDDFNAANGITVVYEIAKWINRYVDQAVVSYEVLKFALDHFVELIAIFGIVFEENLAHEQVDQLIIERNEARKNKEFARSDEIRDQLKEQGIILEDTPQGTRWRRKS; encoded by the coding sequence ATGATCAAAATATACAATACACTGACTAGAGAAAAAGAAGAGTTTCATCCGATTACAGCAGGCAAGGTTAAGATGTATGTTTGTGGACCAACTGTCTATAATTATATTCATATTGGTAATGGCAGAAGTACGGTTTCTTTTGATACTATCCGCCGCTATTTGGAATTTCGTGGTTATGAAGTAAATTATGTATCGAATTTTACTGATGTCGATGACAAAATCATCCGAGCAGCTAAGGAATTAGAGATAACAACGCCTGAGGTCGCCGAACGGTTTATTAAGGCTTTTGAAGAAGATACAACCAAATTGAACGTAAAACCAGCAACACATCACCCGCGTGTTGTTGATTATATGCAAGATATCATTCATTTCATTCAAGTTTTGCTTGATAAAGAATATGCTTATGTAATTGATGGCGACGTTTACTATCGGACCCGTAAGTTTTCTAAATACGGCCGTTTAAGTGACCAATCGGTTGATGAATTGGAAGTGGGCGCTAGTAAACGCACGGGCGCCGAACAGCAATTAAAAGAGGATCCTTTGGATTTTGCCTTATGGAAAAACGCAAAAAAAGGCGAGATATCTTGGCAAGCTCCTTGGGGAGATGGGCGACCTGGTTGGCATATCGAGTGCTCTGTGATGGCAACTCAATTACTAGGAGATACAATTGATATCCATGGTGGCGGGCAAGATTTAGAGTTTCCGCATCATGAAAATGAAATTGCACAAAGTGAAGCTAAAACAGGCCAAACATTTGCTAATTATTGGATGCATAATGGGTATGTGACTATCGGTGAAGATGATGAGAAAATGAGTAAATCATTGGGGAATTTTGTGACAGTTCATGAAATTGTGCAACGAATAGACCCACAAGTTATTCGTTTCTTCCTATCAACTACACAATATCGACGTCCTATTCGCTACAGTCAAAAAACCTTAACAGAAGCAAGCAATAACTTGCAACGCCTAAAAAATGCTTATGAAAATGCTGTGTTTCGGTTAAATGATGCAACAACCAGTTTAGCTGATGATAGGAGCAAAAAAAGTGAGTTTAGCCAATTAGTTGATCAATTCATTGTAGAAATGGATGACGATTTTAATGCGGCAAATGGCATTACAGTCGTTTATGAAATAGCTAAATGGATTAACCGTTATGTTGATCAAGCAGTTGTTTCCTATGAGGTATTAAAGTTTGCTTTAGACCATTTTGTGGAATTAATCGCTATTTTTGGGATTGTTTTTGAAGAAAACTTAGCTCATGAGCAAGTCGATCAATTGATTATAGAACGTAATGAAGCCCGAAAAAATAAAGAATTTGCCCGCAGTGATGAAATTCGCGATCAGTTAAAAGAGCAAGGAATTATTTTAGAAGATACGCCACAAGGGACTAGATGGAGAAGAAAATCATGA
- the gltX gene encoding glutamate--tRNA ligase: MTKVRVRYAPSPTGHLHIGNARTALFNYLYARHMDGDFIIRIEDTDQKRNIEDGEKSQLDNLAWLGVDWDESPEKPGDYGPYRQSERQDIYLPLIEQLLASNRAYKCYCTQEELEEERDAQKARGEIPHYSGKCAHLSVEEQAAKEAQGIVPVVRFRVPKNTEYRFDDLVKDEIVFESDNVGGDFIIQKKDGMPTYNFAVTVDDHMMGITHVLRGDDHIANTPKQMMIYEAFGWPIPKFGHMTLIINADTGKKLSKRDESILQFIEEYRQLGYLPEAMLNFIALLGWSPKGEDEIFSKQEIIDMFESSRLSKSPASFDAKKLEWIGNYYIKQLDIDTLTNMCLPYLQADGRIEKNPSSERLAWVKKLVSLYQPQMSYAAQIVDLTYLFFDEHPILDDTAKEVLAGENVPAVLNAFKAQLEQLEIVDAPTVKKAIKDVQKETGSKGKNLYMPIRIAVSGAMHGPELPDTIELLGREKALAHLNEIL, translated from the coding sequence ATGACGAAAGTACGTGTGCGGTACGCACCAAGCCCCACGGGGCACTTACACATAGGCAATGCTCGAACCGCTTTGTTTAATTATTTATACGCTCGCCATATGGATGGCGATTTTATTATTCGCATCGAAGATACCGACCAAAAAAGAAACATTGAAGACGGAGAAAAAAGCCAATTGGATAACCTAGCTTGGTTAGGCGTTGACTGGGATGAATCACCAGAAAAACCGGGCGATTATGGTCCCTATCGTCAGTCAGAACGGCAAGATATCTATTTGCCACTGATTGAACAGTTGTTAGCTAGTAATCGAGCATATAAATGCTATTGTACGCAAGAGGAATTAGAAGAAGAAAGAGACGCTCAAAAAGCAAGAGGTGAAATTCCTCATTATAGCGGTAAATGTGCTCATCTATCCGTAGAAGAACAAGCTGCAAAAGAAGCTCAAGGAATCGTTCCAGTTGTCCGTTTCCGTGTGCCGAAGAATACTGAATATCGTTTTGATGATCTGGTAAAAGATGAAATTGTTTTTGAATCAGATAATGTAGGTGGCGACTTTATTATTCAAAAGAAAGATGGCATGCCGACTTATAATTTTGCGGTAACTGTAGATGATCATATGATGGGAATTACGCATGTTTTACGCGGCGACGATCATATTGCGAATACACCCAAGCAAATGATGATTTATGAAGCATTTGGCTGGCCCATTCCGAAGTTTGGCCATATGACGTTGATTATCAATGCCGATACGGGCAAAAAATTGAGTAAACGTGATGAATCAATCTTGCAATTTATTGAAGAATATCGTCAGCTAGGTTACTTACCTGAAGCAATGTTGAATTTCATTGCCTTACTTGGTTGGTCGCCTAAAGGCGAAGACGAAATTTTTTCAAAACAAGAAATTATTGATATGTTTGAATCAAGTCGTTTAAGTAAATCGCCGGCTTCATTTGACGCTAAAAAATTAGAATGGATCGGAAATTATTATATTAAACAATTAGATATCGATACACTAACAAATATGTGTTTACCTTATTTACAAGCAGATGGACGTATAGAAAAAAACCCTAGTTCTGAACGCTTGGCATGGGTGAAAAAACTAGTTAGCTTGTATCAACCCCAAATGAGCTATGCTGCTCAAATTGTTGATTTAACTTATCTTTTCTTCGACGAACATCCTATTTTAGATGATACAGCTAAAGAGGTGTTGGCAGGTGAAAATGTTCCGGCAGTTCTTAATGCATTTAAAGCGCAATTAGAACAATTGGAGATAGTAGATGCTCCGACTGTTAAAAAAGCAATTAAGGATGTCCAAAAAGAAACAGGTTCAAAAGGCAAGAATTTATATATGCCGATTCGAATTGCGGTATCTGGTGCGATGCATGGACCAGAATTACCGGATACTATTGAATTATTAGGTAGAGAAAAAGCATTAGCACATTTGAATGAAATACTGTAA
- a CDS encoding PIN/TRAM domain-containing protein, which translates to MQKRVITVLMVLAGASLGISSLPLGWEMIGQQQNAWLNNNVTNSLIGALIFYLFSLLVTNMISTGIQKIEKWLSGFSLTYLLFGVIGTILGLIMGVIVSIPFYNWEVPFVNSIVPFMLMIIFGYFGFQVGVTRIEEWKKLFAPRGKKNEQQSQQLLDRKVEDPFHKYKILDTSVIIDGRIYDIAQTGFIEGTLLIPNFVLYELQYIADSGDSLKRVRGRRGLDILNSLQKEDGIAVEMYDGDFENISEVDSKLLKLAKLLDGIVVTNDYNLNKVAEFQNVPILNINQLANAVKPVVIPGESMEVMIIKAGTERQQGVAYLDDGTMVVVEEGMHYMNERLRVIVTSALQTAAGRMIFAKPAHAGRGLDNQNSEK; encoded by the coding sequence ATGCAAAAACGAGTCATTACTGTTTTAATGGTATTAGCTGGTGCCAGTTTGGGTATTTCTTCATTGCCCCTAGGTTGGGAAATGATCGGACAGCAGCAAAATGCTTGGTTGAATAATAATGTAACCAATAGTTTGATTGGTGCACTTATTTTTTATTTGTTTTCATTATTGGTAACTAATATGATTTCAACCGGGATTCAAAAAATCGAAAAATGGCTGAGTGGATTTAGCTTGACCTATCTTTTGTTTGGCGTTATCGGGACGATTTTGGGATTGATTATGGGTGTGATAGTCTCAATTCCGTTTTATAATTGGGAAGTGCCCTTTGTTAACAGTATTGTACCTTTCATGTTGATGATTATATTCGGCTATTTTGGTTTTCAAGTCGGGGTGACCAGAATTGAGGAATGGAAGAAGCTTTTTGCTCCCCGTGGAAAGAAAAATGAGCAGCAAAGCCAGCAATTACTTGATCGTAAGGTAGAAGATCCTTTTCATAAATATAAAATATTAGATACCAGTGTTATTATTGACGGGCGTATTTATGACATCGCACAAACTGGTTTTATTGAAGGAACACTTCTGATTCCTAATTTTGTATTGTACGAGCTGCAGTATATTGCCGATTCTGGTGATAGTTTAAAACGGGTTCGTGGTCGTAGAGGGTTAGATATTTTAAATTCTTTACAAAAAGAAGATGGCATTGCTGTTGAAATGTATGATGGTGATTTTGAAAATATTTCAGAAGTTGACAGTAAGCTGTTAAAACTTGCCAAATTGTTAGATGGTATCGTGGTAACAAATGACTATAATTTAAACAAGGTGGCTGAGTTTCAAAATGTGCCAATACTAAATATTAACCAGTTGGCAAATGCAGTTAAACCGGTAGTTATCCCTGGAGAATCAATGGAAGTTATGATCATAAAAGCAGGGACGGAACGACAGCAAGGAGTGGCTTATTTAGATGATGGCACGATGGTCGTGGTAGAAGAAGGCATGCATTATATGAACGAACGATTGCGTGTTATTGTAACGAGTGCCCTGCAAACCGCTGCTGGCCGTATGATTTTTGCTAAGCCGGCCCATGCCGGACGAGGTCTTGACAATCAAAACTCAGAAAAATAA
- the radA gene encoding DNA repair protein RadA, with the protein MAKKAKTQFECQNCGYISPRYLGKCPNCGSWNSMVEEKIQDTTDRRTRSTLTGEKMQATLLKDVTPRKEPRVKTSLDELNRVLGGGVVPGSMILLGGDPGIGKSTLLLQVSQQLAATGGKVLYVSGEESAEQIKMRAQRLGDEDNDFYLFAETDMQDIRDTIEKLQPDYVIIDSIQTMTQPDISSVAGSVSQVRETTAELLKIAKSNGIAIFVVGHVTKEGSIAGPRMLEHMVDTVLYFEGDKYQSFRILRAVKNRFGSTNEIGIFEMYEQGLKEVSNPSQVFLEERLEGTSGSAIVVAMEGTRPILVEIQALVTPTMFGNAKRTTTGLDFSRVSLIMAVLEKRAGLLLQNQDAYLKAAGGVKLDEPAIDLATAISIASSYKEKGTKPTECFIGEIGLTGEIRRVSAIEQRVKEVQKLGFERVYLPKNNLSGWQAPAGIEVVGVATLDEALKRVFR; encoded by the coding sequence ATGGCAAAAAAGGCAAAAACACAATTTGAATGTCAAAATTGCGGGTATATTTCGCCTAGATATTTGGGAAAATGCCCCAATTGTGGCAGTTGGAATTCAATGGTAGAAGAAAAAATTCAAGATACTACTGATCGCAGAACAAGATCCACGTTGACTGGAGAAAAAATGCAAGCGACTCTTTTAAAAGATGTCACGCCTAGAAAGGAACCGCGAGTAAAAACTTCTTTAGATGAGTTAAATCGTGTGTTAGGTGGCGGTGTTGTCCCAGGTTCGATGATTCTGTTAGGCGGCGATCCTGGTATTGGTAAATCTACCTTACTTTTACAGGTGTCACAACAACTGGCAGCAACTGGCGGTAAAGTGCTTTACGTCTCTGGAGAAGAAAGTGCAGAACAAATAAAAATGCGCGCGCAGCGTTTAGGCGATGAAGATAATGACTTTTATCTATTTGCTGAGACAGATATGCAAGATATTCGTGATACGATCGAAAAATTGCAGCCAGACTATGTGATTATTGATTCTATACAGACTATGACACAGCCAGATATCTCAAGCGTCGCTGGAAGTGTTAGTCAAGTTCGAGAAACGACGGCTGAATTATTAAAAATTGCTAAGTCAAATGGAATCGCCATTTTCGTGGTGGGCCATGTGACTAAAGAAGGATCGATTGCTGGTCCTCGCATGCTTGAGCATATGGTCGATACTGTCTTATATTTTGAAGGGGATAAATATCAATCATTTCGCATTTTACGGGCAGTAAAAAATCGTTTTGGTTCAACGAATGAGATTGGTATTTTTGAGATGTATGAACAAGGATTAAAAGAAGTTAGTAATCCTTCGCAAGTTTTTTTAGAAGAACGACTGGAAGGGACTAGCGGTTCAGCTATTGTTGTAGCAATGGAAGGTACTCGTCCTATTTTAGTTGAGATTCAAGCATTAGTTACTCCAACGATGTTTGGTAATGCTAAACGAACTACGACTGGCCTTGATTTTAGCCGGGTTTCTTTAATTATGGCGGTGTTAGAAAAGCGAGCAGGTTTACTTTTACAAAACCAAGATGCTTATCTAAAAGCAGCCGGTGGGGTAAAATTAGATGAACCGGCAATTGATTTAGCCACAGCTATTAGCATTGCTTCTAGTTATAAAGAAAAAGGAACAAAACCCACGGAGTGCTTTATTGGCGAAATTGGACTAACAGGAGAGATCCGTCGTGTCAGTGCCATTGAGCAACGTGTAAAAGAAGTACAAAAATTAGGCTTTGAAAGAGTTTATCTACCCAAAAATAATTTAAGCGGCTGGCAAGCGCCAGCAGGCATCGAAGTTGTGGGTGTAGCGACGCTGGATGAAGCATTAAAACGTGTATTTCGCTAA